tgttaattaacagtcaattaccaTTAGTCAGGCagttatttgcatgacaatcaCCTGCTGGCAACATTTCATAACAGCCTTAGTCATGACACTTGTTGGCCTCTGTCTAATTCTTCTTCGCCATGCATTCGTCATGCTCTATTACCTGCCTGTGTTTCAAATGGTGGAAACAGTTGTTGGTGTTACCTCGAGTGGTTGCCATAGTTGTGCGACAGTTCAAGCACATCGCCTCACTCTGCTCAATGTCACTAGGTTGAAAACCGAAATGGGCACAAACAACCAACACAGCATCCATCTTTGGCAGCGCTTGTTTTTGGATTTCTGGAACGGCAGTTTGTTTGTCTCCGTTCATTTGAACAAGGCTACTCGCAGCGTCACCAATGAACGAGGCCACTCGCAACATCACTTGGGAGAACTGCCAATAACAGGTGTTGGAAGCTTGGGATAGAACACGGCTCTGATTGGCTCGAATGAAACGGCATAGATGAAAGTGTTGAGCTCCGGCAGCGTGACGCTTTTCTCTGCCTTTTTGCTTTCATACATGCTGTGCCGCTCCGTAGGCTATTGTTTAATGCACACAGGAACATTGTGTAATCCCCGAAAATGACCGACATTAGCAAAATTGCTTCGGTATGAGTTCGAAGTGTTGGTGGCGGTAATTTTGGGTTTATCATCCCAGCTTTAGTCTgtaggacacacatacacagaaagagccagagacacaaacacacacgtgtatGTATACTTGCATAaacactgatacagacacacacacacactgcagaatcCCTCTTCAGTAGCTTTCAGACAGTTTGAATCCCTTCATTTGGCCCATATATGCTAATTGAACACACTTCCATGCTAACAACTCCTCACTAGAATTGACCCCCGAAGACGTGTTGGGAACAAATCTACAGGTGAATCTGTCTTTGTAGACTTTCGCTTATTTTCAAGTATCCACTCTCTTAACTTAATGAATGTTGTGTGTTTAACCATGTATTTAtctcctgtctcagagctcctAAGGTGGGGATGATGACAGTGCTTGTCCAGGTCATTCGGACAGAGAGCTTTCTGGGCCTGTGGAAGGGAGTGTCACCGGTGAGAGTCTAATCGAAGCAGTCTGGCTTCCCTGTTCGCCTTGTGGTTTACTTTCCCTGTTTTAACACAGTCTGTGTACGAAGTCTGGCTTAGTGTATCACTTTGGTTTAGTGAATATTTTTTCTAGGAACCAGGCTTTCTTAGCAGATCACGTCGCTCTCCAAAAACGAcagggcttttttttttttacaactgtttTCTTTTGTGTGAACAATAGCAGAGGTGGCGGCCCCAAAGATGGCGGCCCCGTGTACTTATCACAAATGCCTCGTTTGCGCATTTCACCGAATTGTACATTGCTCTCCTTGACTCCTTTTATTGTGTCCTCATTAGCACAGTGCACATGCTTCCAATTCTCGCTCCAAGACAGCGGTAATTTGAAAACCCCAAAAAGTTGATTGTGCTGATTTATTGCCGTCGAACCATGTCGTTCTCCGTTGTTTAACAAAAATCAGTGGATGTCATATCTCAATTCCAAAAATTGTATCCACTTCGCCACTGTAGCTGAATTCTTCTTGGAGGTAGAAACAATCTAAATCttgacttctctctctcgctctcctaaCACACTCTCCtcacactcattctctctctctccccagtcgtTTGTGCGCTGTATCCCAGGCGTAGGTATCTACTTCTCTACCTTCTACTCACTGAAGCAGCACTACTTCCAGGAGGGCCGGGCCCCTAACGCTGGGGAGGCTGTGCTGCTGGGGGCCGGGGCCAGGGCCGTGGCTGGGGTCTGCATGCTGCCTGTCACCGTCATCAAGACACGCTTCGAGGTGAGAGCTTCTTCTCGGTGTTGTGAATGGGGATGGACTACAATAAAagatggagaggggaaggagcTGGGATTAAGGTATGGTTGAGTGTGAGAGAGGTTGTTACAGCTATATGAGGATGGAAAAAGACTTTGAGGGAGTGGTgtaggatggagaggagggggtggagggagaggagcaaGGATGAGGTGAGGGTTGCTACAGCCATGTATGTTTAGGATGGATTAGGGCATGAATGGATGGGGGGGAAAGGGGTGGAATGATGTATGAATTAAGATGAAGAATGGTTCAGAATGTGTGTGAAAAAGGAAAGGAAGAATGAAGTCAGGAAGTAAacaaaggaggaaggggaggagttgTTGGTTCAGTAATAGCATAGAACAAGCGCTAGCAGATAGGCTGGGATATTTCTGGTGTCTGTGGGCTGGAGATGGAAGGTATAATTAGAGGGAGGATGATGGTAGAATTAGCAGCCTGCtaccgcagagagagagagagaggggggagataaaGGGAAACGacaggagagaaagagcagagagagagagaggttatctGACGGTAGAGCTGATTGCCTTGGGAACTAAGCGCTTCCATCTGCATTTGAATAAATGCTGTCGTGTTGGTTTTATAAGGACTGAGCATCTAGCTGTGCATAGAGGATGTGTCACGACTACAAATGTTTACTGGAACTATGTCGCCTGCTAGTTTGTTCATCTCTATGACTACGATGTGTCATCTGTTTATTAATGGGGCTCCGTTGGTTTCCAGAGGTGGTGGATATCTATCTGGTTTAGTGTTTAAATGTTGCTAGTAGTTGTGTGTTGAGTTAGTATTCAGTcagcggaggctgctgaggggaggacggctcataataatggccggaaagGAGTGACTGGGAAGGTATGAAACCGatgaaaaccatgtgtttgataccattccattgactccatttcCGGTaatttattatgagccgtcctcccctcagcagcctccgctgTATTCAGCATTGGggtccatttcaattcagtcaattgaaatggaACCGACCCCAACCCTCGTGGTAACCTGTAGGTATTCCAGAGTGGACGGTACAACTATGTGATCTACTGTGGTTGTAGTGTATAATGgggtgtattactgtgtgtgttgcgCAGAGCGGACGGTACAACTACGTGAGCGTCCTGGGAGCTCTGAAGAGCGTGTGTGAGACGGAGGGGCCCAGGGCTCTGTTCTCCGGGCTGACGGCCACACTGCTCCGAGACGCCCCCTTCTCTGGCATCTACGTCATGTTCTACAGCCAGGCCAAGAGGTCCCTGCCACCGGGTAAGAGAAACACACTAATCTGCCCTAAGGATACAGttgtgagaggaggggaagagggagagaccaCAAAATGTCACACCGACACACTGAATAGTCAAGTGTGTTACTTCAACAAGATTTCTTTACATTGGCGTCTGTTAGTGTAAAAAGCTTTTAAACGCCATGTGGGGTATTGCTTGCACTAAATTCCGAGTAATCCAGAATAATGACATGTATTTTCTATTAGTGCCCGGGTAAGTCTGACATTCTCTGTGCGGTCTCTTCCCTCAGAGGTGAGCTCGTCGCCCTATGCCCCGTTGGGGAACTTTGGCTGTGGGGTGATGGCTGGAGTCCTAGCCTCTGTGGTCACCCAGCCAGCTGACGTGGTCAAGACTCACATCCAGGTCAGCCCCTCCCACTGGACAACCAAGGACGCCATTCGCTACATCTACATGGTGATGACTGAATCTTAAtgaaaatatacagtacatgattCATTTCCTGTGTGTAAGGTCCCATTCTTGGTCTTCCAATTTTTCCCATTCTAAGGGTATTTTAATCCTTGAGATATAGCTATGGATTTGAAGCACTTCTTATTGAATGTAAATGTTCCTCCAAAAGCGACTGAACATCTCTTCTTGCACGCACTACTGTATTTACCAACTGAACAGTGATTgaactctcctcttctctctccttcaggAGCATGGTCTGAGGGGTTTCTTCCGTGGGGCTGTGCCACGCTCTCTGAGGAGGACTCTGATGGCAGCCATGGCCTGGACCGTCTACGAACAGCTGATGGCCCGCATGGGACtcaagtcctgaggagaggagtcaggGAGGAACTGATAAAGGAAGAATGACGTGGGGACTTGTTTTTATACAAAGCAGCAGTTTGAGGGGGAAGAAagtgagaaggagggagagagaggaggtgtaggGACTGTTTATCACAGCAACTAGCTTGAAAAAGACAAAGAGGTGGGTGTCGGTGGCACGGAAGagtgaaaggtgtgtgtgttttacatgtTGATGTTTATGAGAGTTATTGTGAATGTTTGTATGTCCTTACATTGTCAACCCTGAGCTTAAATGACATTCCCTCACTGCTGAGAACTGAACTGATCCCCCTCTGAGTGTGGAGACCATAGAAAACTATCTATTTCTATGGGGGAGACCATAGGGATCtatttaattatatttctatgggggAGACCCTCTCAGACTGTCTACTATGGATACCACTCCAGTGACAAGAGACTGTCACTGTCTAGGACTGTGACTAACGTCTATGTGTCTCTAACACTCCCAAGACGAAACGGCAGCTTTGATTTAGTTACCTCAGCAAGAGGTTATCGGCTGGCTAAAAGTGTAGTGGACTGGACAAAGTAATCCTGTGCCATGACCATGCAACATATTTACAAATGACCGGCAGACTACATTATCAGCACAGTGATTATTGCGACCTATCGAGTGACTGAAGGAAATACAATAtttgttgactgactgactgactgactaaaacCATTTATTACTAGCTTGGACAATCAAGACAATATTGCTGTGCAATGTAGCAAAAGACTAGGCTGATATTTTCTATACTGCAACTGCATAATTAGCTACTAGAAACTTGGCATTGGCATACTTAGCCATATTAAAATAGTGTACAGTGGGTGTTCTCTATACCCAATTCAACTGGGATAACATTTCTAGTGCATTCCATTCTGGTTGCAGTGTTGTAGACCGGATGTGCTTTATCTAACCAGTAATGATAGTCAATCCCAGAGTCATAGATGGATAATTGGCTCTAGTCAATCCCATTGGAACCCAGACGATGCAACTCTGGCCCCCTTTGGGCTGTAGCATTGTGAGACAATAGTCAACATCGCGATCATGAACATGCAGCTTCAGCATCACTGTATTACATGGGCCAGATTCAGTAGTCACAAACAGAAAGCAAACCGGAGGGACTAGCTGATCTTGTCCTATACGAAACGTAAAATCTGTTGGTTTTctgatgcaaaacattttgcgaCAATGTGCACTAATGTACACTACCCAGCTAAATATAGGAATCCATATCAGTGATGCACAGCCATGGTCCTGGATGGTCTCTTGTTAGTTTTGTAAATGAATAGGCCTATGTATTCAGTATTTTGAGTAGTTTGTTTTTGGAAGCCCATGCACGTGTATATTTTTTAACCCACAGTGTCCAGTGTGCCATGTTCAAAAATAAAAACCCATGACATGTCCGTTTTAAAGAGATGTGTTTATATTGAAAAGCATTGTGCAGTTtgaaaatatacactgagtgagcgcaactaaatattaggagggtgttcttaatgtttggaaTACTCTGTGTATTGAGCCCTATTGAAGCTTCTAGGACCAGAGATGGCTGAGAGAAACTGATTTAAATCCTTCATTCTATATTGGTGCACTAGTAGCACAGGGCTACTCACTCAATGCCATCACTACAATCACTGTTTGCCAACTGCTTTTTACGCACACACATGAAAAAGGACATAACATAGCTTcaatatacactcagtggccagtttattaggtacatccaTCTAGTACCGAGTCGGACCCCCTTTGtttccagaacagcctgaattatttgtGGGCGtggaaacgttgctcaattggtgtcaagggacctaacgtgcgCCAGTAAAACTTTACCCACACCAtgacaccaccgccaccagcctggaTGGGGgaatggactcatgctgcttacgccaaatcctgactctgccatcagcatgaatGAACAGGAACTGGGTTTcgtcagaccaggcaatgtttttccactcctcagttgtccagtgttggagatcacgtgcccactggagccgcttgtTTATAACTGATAGGAGTGGACCCCGGTGTGGTCTGCTGCAGTAGCTCTTCCTTGGCAAGGATAGATGAGTTGTGCATTCTGAATGCCATTTCCTGCTGTTATCTGCCCATTTGTGGGCCtactgttagcttgcacgattcttgccattctcctccaacctctctcattaacaagctgttttcacccacaggacgaCCGCTAACTGGATGTTTTTGGTTTGTCGCGCCATTttctgtaaaccctagacactgtcgtgagTGAAAAGCCCATTAGGCCgaccgtttctgagatactggaaccggctCGCCTGGCACCAACCACCATACTACGCTCAAAGTTGCATAGGTCACTCGTTTTTCACATACTAACGTTCAATCGACTGGTAACTGAAtgcctctgcctgtctgcctgctttttATAGCAAGCcgcggccacgtgactcactgtctgtaggagcgaaccatttttgTGAAAGGGGGTGTGTACCtaaaactggccactgagtgtagtTTGAGTCATTGAGAGGGGAAACACTGAGTTAACCCTAGCTCAATGCCAGTAAGTGAATGCACTTTAGAATTCAACacatattcattcattcattcattcaagcCCCTTAGCGGCTGGTAAAAGGACTGGGGTGATTAGCTTTTCTTGCGAATTGGTAGTTCTTCAGCCCTtgtctgtgtgttttgttgttgtaacaCAGTAACTCTTACCACCAAATTGTCCTGTGCCGTAACATTTTTGCCTTGGCGAGTATCATCACTATTGTCCTTGATATTGTGACTTTACATTGTATATGGTCTGTTATTattgtcaatattttgtgtgtgtgagtttgctcAGACTGATGCTGTGCCTGTTTTTGTTTTACGTTAATAAAATTCCCCCCATTTTTGTACAATTCCTGATGTTTATTTGATTCAATCTTTGCCTAGATTAACTTCAACATTGGTTCATCGTGTCATCATCCTTTGTGGATGTCTCTACCTTGAGCTGCTGTATTTTCAGGCTCAAACCTCAGTACCGGGAGGTTTACTACAATGCTGATCAAGGAGAAAACCAGCTGACTTGCCTAAATAGTCTaagcttttattttttattaaatcaaGCATGAGATGGGTATGGTCTAATTGATTCAACAAATTAACACCTAAGTTCAGCTTTTATTATGAACCAGAAGATCAATAGTTATTTCTGGTTGCTTatcaaagttagctagctaactcattgatcctaaTTTGTTGTATAGCCCGCTGGTCTCTTCAAAGCAACACCACATTGACATAACAGACAGTGACGGACTACAGCTCATGTCCTCAGAACACCGGGGCCCATGTGTCCTGAGGAAGAGACGGTCACTGCACAAGACAGCCCCACAGCTGACTTTCTCTGATGTGGGGAGAGGGGGATCATGATCAGAGGTTGATCGTCACGTGCTGATATGCACAAGGACACAGTCCCTAAGACAGGTTAGGTAAACATATTCTTAAATTACCTCTGGCAAGTATTCTCTAACAGCACAGATTCCTTGCAAAGTAGGACAGATCTTTCTTGAAACACCAATCCACTATCTTTGCTCTCACACATCCATAATGCAAATAGACTTGGCTGATAAAAGCAGAGTAAGGTTGTCAaccagtgacagagaggggatctAAAGACAGTGATGATATATCAAAAGAGTGAGGGGAGTTCACAGAAAAGTCTGGTCTTTCAGTGAATTATCAGCCATCAGATATAGATATAGTATTGTATGACTCATTGCTTCCTACATTTacacttatccagagtgacttatagttagtgcattcatcttaaactAGCTAGGTGGggcaaccacatatcacaggcagaGTAAGTACACTTTTCCTTGAGGTGAGGAAAGGAATTATTTGATACTCTTTGAAAAGGTAGGGTTTCAGGTGCttttggaagatgggcagggactcagctgtcctagcttcagggggaagctggttctatcattggggtgccaggacagggaagagcttggactgggctgagcgggagctgccctcccatacgggtgggagggccaagagaccagaggtggcagaatgcAGTACTCggattggggtgtagggtttgagcatagcctgaatttagggaggggcagttcctcttgctgctccgtaggcaagcaccatggtcttgtagtggatgcgagcttcgactggaagccagtggattGTGCAGAGGAGcaggagaacttgggaaggttgcaaaccaggcgggctgcagtgttcctcttcttctctctcctgacTGACTATATATTTCATCCCAGGCAGGAACCGGCTGAAATTAATCACTTTCTTATGATGTGGCCTGAATTGATTTCATTTCAAGGCAGTTGATTTTATATTCCCTTTGAACATTACCGAATTGGATAATGTCTTAATTGAATTGGCATCAAAATATTCAAAGTTATAAGTACCTCAAAATGGCAACCTATAATTTTACTGGTAAATAGACTATAAAGCGTTCAATTAATCATTACTAAATGGGGTGATGGTATGATCTCTTGGTATGAACTTTACAGTATTTAATTATTATAGATTTAACTGAATTTGAAGTGACAACTGCTTCCCATCATAATTTATGCCCGTTCTCATAGCACTTTAGACTCAAATGATTTCACTACCATCTATCGACCTTTTTATGAATTATTCTACTCTTCATCCTGGAGAAGGAAATGGAAGATGATTGGTGgaatttacagtatatatagacgTCACTTccgtttctctttctcttttaccGTGAGGTACAGAACTCCATACGGCGTTGTCTCGTGGTGAGATAACAATTTACTATTTTCTTGAGTTAAAAGTTGCGGAGACAAATACTAAAGCGTTGTTACCTTCAACTATGAAGTTGTGTCTGATTGTTTCCTATATCCGTATAAATACAACCGCTGTAAATAGCGAATTACATGTTAGACAGCTAGGCCAGAAGCCATGGCTACTACTAACTTTAGCACTAGTAGCTAGTTCAGCCATGCGTGCTCGTGAAATCCATTGAGGAAGCTGGATACTAATAACTAAAGTAACCAACATCCATAGAGCCAACCAGACTAGTTTCACATGTATCAATAACGTATCAGTGTAATGCTCTTTTGCAACATTGTATTTATTGATATGAATTGGTCAGCAACATTGCAtcactttttttatttaactagacaagtcagttaacattcttatttacagtgacggcctaccagggaacagtgggttaactgccttgtggcagaacaacagatttttaccttgtcagctcagggattcggtCCAGCGACCTATCGgttagttactggcccaaccctctaaccactaggctacctgccgcccctcttcCCCACATGCTCAAACCGATCATCACTCTGAGATCAGATGTCAGTCATAAGGAACGGCAACAATATTTTGATATAATAATTGTAAATTCTGTTTTTAGAAACGGATTCCAAGTCCCCATGACAAGTGCCTGTATAAGTACACTAAATCATTATAAGCATTGCAGTTTTGATAGTTTGTTCAGCACACAATTAAAGCCTGACACCGTCTGATGTCTGTGTTCAGGTGTCGGAAGTGTGCCAGAGTGATCCGGCCTGGTTTTCGCTAAC
This sequence is a window from Oncorhynchus mykiss isolate Arlee chromosome 13, USDA_OmykA_1.1, whole genome shotgun sequence. Protein-coding genes within it:
- the LOC110485796 gene encoding mitochondrial glycine transporter B isoform X2, with the protein product MELALAHPALKAFMCGSLSGTCSTLLFQPLDLVKTRLQTLQNIMKPGAPKVGMMTVLVQVIRTESFLGLWKGVSPSFVRCIPGVGIYFSTFYSLKQHYFQEGRAPNAGEAVLLGAGARAVAGVCMLPVTVIKTRFESGRYNYVSVLGALKSVCETEGPRALFSGLTATLLRDAPFSGIYVMFYSQAKRSLPPEVSSSPYAPLGNFGCGVMAGVLASVVTQPADVVKTHIQVSPSHWTTKDAIRYIYMEHGLRGFFRGAVPRSLRRTLMAAMAWTVYEQLMARMGLKS
- the LOC110485796 gene encoding mitochondrial glycine transporter B isoform X1, whose amino-acid sequence is MELALQQHRERGVKEGDMQQKQDSQGGKPSSILGKAHPALKAFMCGSLSGTCSTLLFQPLDLVKTRLQTLQNIMKPGAPKVGMMTVLVQVIRTESFLGLWKGVSPSFVRCIPGVGIYFSTFYSLKQHYFQEGRAPNAGEAVLLGAGARAVAGVCMLPVTVIKTRFESGRYNYVSVLGALKSVCETEGPRALFSGLTATLLRDAPFSGIYVMFYSQAKRSLPPEVSSSPYAPLGNFGCGVMAGVLASVVTQPADVVKTHIQVSPSHWTTKDAIRYIYMEHGLRGFFRGAVPRSLRRTLMAAMAWTVYEQLMARMGLKS